In Tursiops truncatus isolate mTurTru1 chromosome X, mTurTru1.mat.Y, whole genome shotgun sequence, the following proteins share a genomic window:
- the LOC141277567 gene encoding uncharacterized protein, which produces MERQPQSSHDAYDVTFAAIARFFKLGVEEEREEAKEVKPAEMSPPGEGGEEQKAQSEPEQGAAAEGKEAGDEGEGKEGCEVSVGAAGPADGGEGGEQGGEEQPPRAAVEGPEAADGQRRGPRARFTHVQVQDLERVFQYTQYPSARMRQELTRCMGVTEDKVKAWFKSKRAKWRRHQRALMLRNVPPVPPVVVSFCEPFPAVSRQELNSLCDLLEPLLMDLSLLPRPPVPPMPPLPPMPPIHLMWPVHPMPPMPPVQPMPPVQLLWPVHPMPAMLPVPPMLPEPPLWYVQPMLHMTPMQPLPPMLLLSPPRLLPHLLPCRCPHAAWPGP; this is translated from the exons ATGGAGCGTCAGCCGCAGAGCAGCCACGATGCCTATGACGTCACGTTTGCAGCCATTGCCCGCTTCTTCAAGCTGGGGGTCGAAGAGGAGCGGGAAGAAGCGAAAG AGGTGAAGCCCGCGGAGATGTCGCCTCCcggagaggggggagaggagcAGAAGGCTCAGTCCGAACCGGAGCAGGGAGCAGCCGCGGAAGGGAAAGAGGCGGgagatgaaggagaaggaaaggaaggctgCGAGGTCAGCGTCGGAGCCGCCGGCCCCGCGGACGGTGGTGAAGGCGGAGAGCAGGGCGGTGAGGAGCAGCCCCCGCGGGCCGCCGTCGAGGGTCCCGAGGCCGCAGACGGGCAGCGGCGGGGCCCCCGCGCCAGGTTCACGCACGTGCAGGTGCAGGACCTGGAGCGCGTTTTCCAGTACACTCAGTACCCCAGCGCACGCATGCG ACAGGAGCTTACAAGGTGCATGGGTGTGACTGAAGACAAAGTGAAG GCTTGGTTTAAGAGTAAAAGGGCCAAGTGGAGGAGACATCAGAGGGCACTAATGCTCAGGAACGTGCCCCCCGTGCCCCCTGTTGTCGTCAGCTTCTGTGAGCCCTTCCCTGCCGTCTCGCGTCAGGAGCTGAATTCGTTATGCGATCTTCTGGAGCCACTGCTGATGGACCTGTCCCTGCTGCCCAGACCGCCCGTGCCACCAATGCCGCCCTTGCCGCCCATGCCGCCCATACACCTTATGTGGCCTGTGCACCCCATGCCACCAATGCCACCCGTGCAACCCATGCCACCTGTGCAGCTCTTGTGGCCCGTACACCCCATGCCAGCAATGCTGCCCGTGCCGCCCATGCTGCCCGAGCCGCCCCTGTGGTACGTGCAACCCATGCTACACATGACGCCCATGCAGCCGTTACCTCCTATGCTGTTGCTTTCTCCACCCAGGCTTCTTCCACACTTGCTTCCCTGTAGGTGCCCTCATGCGGCATGGCCTGGTCCCTAA